In the genome of Schistocerca piceifrons isolate TAMUIC-IGC-003096 chromosome X, iqSchPice1.1, whole genome shotgun sequence, the window TGTAGTTTCACATATGTGCTATTGTCTTCGAGATCAACGTTGGCGAGGAGTCTTACTGGTACTTGATATTGCTGGTTCTGAACATATCCGGCAGAATAACTCTTGTCGAGAGGGAGGACAGTGAATAAAATGGATCCTGAGCTTCTTCTTGAGTATCTACAAGCAGAGAAATTGAAACTCAGAATATAGCGCCACAACATCTTATTAGTTGCATAAcgcataaattttcattaaaacacgTGTATTTTCGTTGAAGAGACACCAAGAAAATAACTTTTGTTATAAATACTTACACAGCCCTCACATCTGCAGTGATATTCCATACGGTCGGCCAGGCCAGGTGGCCCTTAGGAGCACTGTTGAGTTTTGGTGAAGTCTTCAGGCGCAGTTCTCCGCCAACTGAGTAGAGAACTGGAGTCTCGTATGCGATGGAGCTTGGGAATCCCAGAGCGTTGGGGAAAAAGATCCTGACATCAACTGCGCTTACAATACTAGTGCAGTTAAAAGGCAGCCCATTCTGTAGCCTGTTGACATTGTTCCTGGTAGCTACaaacgagaaaaaaaaaagattcataaAAACTGGCCAGCGGTGACAGGAGACTAAACAGGGTCGTGTTGCTTTATGAggtagtaaatgaataaaaaagtaacCACTCTCCTTTAAAAAATATACTCGGCAAATATGTGCTTACCTTCCACCCATGAGTCAATTGTGTTGTTGTCAAAGGCAATTATAGACGGATGGGCCAGAACGTTTCCTGCTATTTGACCCTCAAGTTGTTCCCTCAAGTCAGATACGATGTTGATAACTGGATCCTTCGTTGGTTGATTCTCATTTTCATCTCCTTCTACAATGATGTATCTAAGCAGATGTTGTAGGGTCTTAATGCTGCTAACTGCGGCTTGTGCCTAGAACCAAAGTGAATAGAATGTATTGACTATACGTATTTATTAAAATGCAAAAGCGCTTCACGTGATTGAGATCTGAACTTACTTCTCCTGCAAGGTGCTCGAATCCTCCAATGTTCAGTTTCAGACCAGCGTACAGTGCATTAGGTATAAGTGTGTCCTTACTGCCGAGCTGGCTGTACTTCAGATCGTATGATAATGCCATCTCACGAATTAAGTAATCTTGTAAATGCTTGGCCGAGTACTGTACCGCGGTTTTATTTTGGCTCAGCATATTGACGGCTGCCATAGCACTTCTGGCTCTGTAAAATAGAAGAAATGGTTAATGAAGCGCCCATTTTCATCATACGACGAGCTACGCCATTTTGACAATATGTAGGAAGGTAACTTTACTCACAGTTCCTCATTTTCAGGGGTTGTCAGTCTGGCAGCACTCTGAATAGCTGTCTTGACAACAGAGACGACGTGAGGGCTGGGATCTTGCTTCGAAAACTGAGCCAGCCTCTGCAGGACACTTGCCGAAGGTTTGGAACCCATGATAAGCAAAACTGCAGTGCTGCGGATCTGGTGTGTTTCACCAGTGCTCTGGTAAATCTGgaccaaaactggtctcactatTTGGGGATAGAGTTCAGCAACCCTGTCGAGAGCCAGTACCATCAGAAGTCGTTGGAAGTTGGAGACCTGCTTCTCTCCCAGGATATACGGCAGTAGAGGTCTCAGGATGTATGGGTGTCCGATATTTCCCAGAGCTCTGGTGTATACTTGAATACCGACACTGTCAGCATTTTGAACAGCACGGTTGAGGAGGTTACCCAGGTACTTCACGTATGCTTGGAGTTCAGACTCGCTCGGACTGTCTAACTTGCCGTATAAGTGAACTGGGTAGAGATTGTGAGAACTGTCTCTGTCAACGATAGCGAGGCGCAGGAGGTTACCAAATCCCAGAAGAGCAGTTGCGTTCTCAGGACTATACTTCTCTGTGTTCTTCACTATCATCTGTAAAATGGAACAGATGCACGATCATGTTACGAACGATAAATGACCTTAAATCACTCTACAGATTATGCTCAGTGTCCTCACCACTCGGTGATACTTACGAAGAATTCCTTGAGGAATGCTTTGTTGGGGTACAGAGCACTGCGCGGAATATTTCCGATGGCGTTAGCGGCAAGGCGGCCTCGAAGCTTCTGCAGTTTGATCTGCTCGTTAATAGTTCTGATTGCTGGTCCAGTGCCCGACTGTGAAAGGGCATTGATGAAGACAACCCTGAAATAAACGAATGCAAATCGATTTATATATAAGTAAAGTGTTTAGTTCATTGCAGTTGGATTGAGATGTTACTTATATATATGGCGGTGGCGTCAAAACGTAACTTTAAAACATGTTGACATATTTGTACACCGGGAACAATCTATACTTAGAACAgtcttggaacatgttttattgtaGAAACAAAAGTCGTGAATAACACTGAGACTTACCACTGGGTGTATTTTACAGATTGCGGGTAGCTGTGCGAATCTGCTGGGTACGGTGCATAAAGCTTGTTAGCTATTTGGCGCAGAGACGATACGCCGTATTTCATCAGCTCTCTGTTGAGGATCTGGAATGAGGCTAGCGTGTCGCTTGATGGGATGCTGCTAGGCTCTTGAAGCTGACGAGCAATCTTCTCAACCAATTCAATGATAACGCTGATGTCTGGCTTGTCTTGAGGCTGCTCCATGTTGCTGAACGGTAGCAAAGGCGGTTGCAAAAGATCGGGCTCGGGAATTTCAAGATCCtcttcgctgctgctgctgctgctgctgtcggatTCGTCGGCATTGTCCCAAACCGCACGCTTGAACTGTCTCCTAGGCCTGTAAGCCCGTTCCTCAGACTCTTCGCTGAGTTCGTCGCTGTAGCCTCTGCCCTGAGCTTCGTCAGCGTGTTTCAGTGGAAACATCTCCTTGTACTCGTAAACAAGGTCGTCGTAGGTCACGGGGTCCGAGATTTGCGGAATGGGTTTGTCAGACTTAATCTTCCTCTGCAAAGTGATTTTCATCTGACTTCCGAGCATGCCCTTCTGTTGGTTGTATACCAGTGGGTTCAGAAAGACTCTGTTCGTCGTTACCGACTTCTGGATTGTGTACTTCCGAATGGAACCACTGATAACGGCCTCTGTGTTCGACGAGCGCTGGAGAAAAGAAAATTCTTAAATAAGCATTCGACAGGATTCGTGTACAATGTTCACATTCAGTTGCCAAATAAAATCCAGATCATACCGATATAGTTTGTCCTACGGAGTTTTCAATAGGCTCCCAGCGAGTCACAGTGTTCAAGCCCCAGGTGTAACCAGCTCGTTTCTCACATTTCGTGTAGTTCACTGCTTTAGATACGGTGTACAGTTTGCTGTCGTCCTCCCAGTTCTCGGGTTCGATGTCATTGTCGGACAGAGCAGCATATTTGGGATAGGGATCGTACACGTATACCGTTTGACATTTGCCGGTAATGACGTcctggaaaatataaaaaaaatttggaaaatattaggTGCTTACGAAATCAAATGATCCTACTCTCTGAAATCACTAACAGGTCAGTAAATATTCGCACCTCCATCGTCCAGTAGATATCACTGTCGCCGCCTGGGACGGGCCTACTGACTCTGTTGGAGCCCCGGAGGTCCAACTGGAATACACTGGCCTGTCCCTTGACCCAGTTGACGAACCATAATGGCACTTTCTTACTAACAGTTAGGTTAGAAATCTGGAAGAAGTTAAATGAAGGTGTGGTTAGTTCAGGTGTGTAATCGGTGCGACATACTTCGTGTATCAAGCAGTCGCAGTTTTCATTACACTCATTTTGTATAACACACTTACAACTCCGTTTGTGTAGTTGAGGTAGAACACATTGGAGGGGAGTTTAAAACTCTGGAAAGATAACTGGCTCTCAGGAATGTCAGCGTCCCAGCCACCAGACAGATTTTGGTGAACCTCAGCCACGCGGAAATCATCCAGCTGGTGTTATGAAACAGACATGCTTATGGTAAATATCTTTcttaaatttcatgttgaaaataaATTAGTAACAGACCATTCATGTGTAGAATCCTGTAACTGTTTAAAAGTGTAGAGTAATCGTATAAAAATACCATACAAACTTatcacaaaaatatattttgctgCAGAGAGATAATTTCTCTGTGATAATTTCGTTCAGAGAAAACTAACGTCCaacattgtttcctatcattattGTTTTGATAAATATTGAAATTAAAGTATTTATAATACCTGGAAGGCCACAGTTGACGAATTTATGAGCTGGACATGTAGGTTTCCTTCTATCTGCACACCTGAAAACTGGTTGGCGACTTCATGTAGAGCCGTAAGTGCCTTGGACTTCAATTCATACTGGTAGAGGTAGCCCTTGGACCACGCTGAAATGATACACATAATACGATTGATCTGAAGTTTCTGACAGTCGCACCAGCTGTTAAGCGCGTGCCTGCTGCCAACAAAGTTTCCCTAAACATTATTTGTAGCACATCAAGTAGCCAAAGAATAATGAACAGAATGTGATTCAGCTAATGCGAAGATAAAAGTATGATAATCGTGTTTCCAGGCGTCACAAACCATGGTGGTTAAGCCAGCTGGTGTCAGATACCTGACGTACAAAGTCTCTCTTGTGCAAAATAAGCAATTTCGCTATCGGAAGAAACTGTGGAACTTAGTTACTTACCATCTGGTTCGGCAGCGGACACAGTTGCCCCAACTGTAAAAACAAGAAGAAACGCAGAATGAAGACAAATTCGTCCAATTTACCTGtataaaaaacacaaatatacTGGACATATTatgataaactgaaaaaaagaatAAGTTTGCAAACAGAGTACTGATAACGTATTCAGAGTTGCTTTTAATGTTGAGGTTGTATATGTATGGTCTTGGTAAACACGAAGTGTAAAACGTCCTGAAACACTAAATGTTGAGACGATATTCTTCTACCACGGACCCGTTGTAGCTAATCGTCGGATTGTTTCTGTCTGGCCGTGTACTACAGACATCTGTAAGGCTTCAGTTGAAGAATTTACAAGTAGCGTAGAGCCGATTTGGGAAATGAATGTGCTGGGAGTTCCTTCAGAGAGTATTTATCCTTTACAGTTGAAAATTTATAGAAATCCCAGAATAACCTAACGTATTTTAAATGCACATCTTCTCAAATTCACATTCTCCAGTGTATAATATAGTTCATTTTCGCATCATCTCACGGCTAGAGTTTCCCATAGTTGTTAGTATTCAGCAGCATACAATAGTCACGTAATTGAATGAGAAACGTATTAAAACATCAAATAATAAGCTATTTAGTACATTTTACCTCCTAAAATACTAAACGCATTGTTTTAGTCCCCCGTAAACAAATAGGAATATTAACTGCTTCCCGTCGAAGCTCTGTAATCGAGCATGATTGCTATTCATCTATAAGCTGAACCTGTTCTAAAGCTGTCGAGTAATACAGCTGGAAATACTATTTTAACGTATTGTTTCGATGTTCCGAGGCACAACTGgaaatgaaattagtgaatttatcgAATGTAAAGCGATATCCAGTGGGACTGTACACTTCCTTCAATTGACGTCGCTTAATCATTTTCCCTGTACTTGTAGTTCTGTGTGTGAACACAGCAACAAGAATGCTTGGTGTTCTTACTATTACGATACCGGTACAAGCAAAGATCGTACGATAGTTAACTTTCCCAATAACTGGCAAAGTATGGATCGTACACGTTCTGAACTACGGAATACATTTTCTCTGGCCCTCTAGCCTGACATTCAGATTTAAGATACTGAGAAGTATACATATGTGGAAAAAGTAATTTGCCACTTTGCAACAAATTAGAGTTAGACAGTCAgatgagtactacgggacttaccGAGGAGCCCCAAGAGGATCAGCGCCCACATGGCTGTGAGGACTGGGGAGCAGCTGGTACCGACTGGAGCGTGCGCCCAGCTTTTATAGCTGCTGCCAGCCCAGTCAGCGCGTCCCAGGTCGGCCGGGTCACGAAAGGCGCGCTACGAACTACTGAATCCACAAGATGCTCCTGCTTGGCAACGCGCTCCTCCAGAAGCATACCGATAACATGCAGAGGCGTGAACGCGCACGGAGACACATTTCGCGCCGTATGTATGATAATACAGTTTCATCTGGaaaccttttcttttttcttcctccTCAGGGGTACCGTCCCATTCGCAATAGAATTATCATTGTCAAACAAACTTAGGATGCATTAATGAATTCGTGTTAAGTtacaaggggaggtcacgacgttCTGATCACGGATTTGCTTCAGACTATGTACACTTTTAGTAGTCCTTTAGGACAACGCAATGTAGGCAACTTCGAGTaaatcgcaagagaaattttacgTGTCGGATATGTACCTGGGCGTAGCAGCTCTGAGCACAAAACGCCGGCGGTCAAGTGATACTCGGTGGTAATACgctaaaaaaagataaataaaaataaataaataaattttgtctcATTGGTGTGCTttgtacctctactccacgttccctacactttccttggttcctgggggGAGGGAACGGGACACTCTGGCCAGGCCTCAGgttacaaaattggttcaaatggctctgagcactacgggactcaacgtctgaggtcattagtcccctagaacttagaagtagttaaacctaactaacctaaggacattacacacatccatgcccgaggcaggattctaacctgcgaccgtagcggtctcgcggttccagactgttgcgcctagaaccgcacggccacttcggccggcctcaggttgcaacccctgcccactttgcctccACCCTTTCCCTTGGGTGCCAGGAAGattccataaaaaataaataaataaagtggttAGTGTTCTTTCGCAGCTGGTGGATGGCTGGGTCGAGCCCCtcccatcttttatttttgttttaatgtatggctctgagcactatgggacttaacatttgaggttatcagtccgctagaacttaaaactacttaaacctaactaacctaaggacatcacacacatctatgcccaaggcaggattcgaacctgcgaccgtagcggttgcgcggttccagactgaagcgcctagaaccgctcggccaccccgtccggcgcttttaatgtatatttttttcaacgTTGGTCGTATTATTTCAGATATATGACATTTGCaggttaacacaataaaaaaagGGTGTATGTGCCTGAACTTTTCTTGAATTTCCAGTGGTATTTAGCCGTCTATTAATTTTAactattacaacaaatattatactTACAGTAATCGACAAGTAAACGACTCAAAGCATAAAGTATTCCTGAACTGTATATCTATCGTGAACTGCGGAATCACTTCTGCCTGCAATCGGGTAAGGTACCCGGAACTGCTTTGCACCTGGATGCTTCGACCTGCTGACATGGAGACGGGTCCCATTCGACAGTTAACTTGCTTAACGGTGAGAccttgctaatgtagcaagaacgaatagtgcacgtgcgaattttttaaaaatgacgaaattttcATTTTTGCCGCAAAAATGAAGGGGACTCCCGATTCTTCGACTACTGGGAATGATGAAAGTCATGAAGATTCTGTGCATAGCCTAATGCAGAGGACAAACGTCAGTTAATAGATACATTCGTGCACTATGATAGTCTTCTTCAAGAAGCGGACCTTATTGATACAGAATCATCAGCAACGATTTCTGCAGATGGAGTggtgattgcagaaaacttaatcGGTCTACCGCCGAAAGGTTAGGACAAAAGATACTTATTACTGACGAGGACTTCATTCATTCAGACGAAGTCGATGATGAAGGTCTATGCCGTGAAGCTGAAGCTTTTTCCGATGATGAGGATAATGAGCCAACCGAAAAGAAGGCAAAAGCCGGATACAATCCGATACAACACATCATGTGGTACTTACAAATTCAAAGTTCATGCAGATACACGTAGCTTTTCCAAAAATTCTTATACCTTTGAAATGTTAATTACGTGAAATCGGTATTGAAAAAATATGTATTATAACTGAGTGGAACTCGATGCAACGATTTATAGCTTACGGTTAAACGCCCGTACATAGAGCTACAACACACAGGTACACATTCGACGCATAAAATTCCTTTTATGGTTTTCTCGAAATTGCGTAAGTATTACTCTTTACTGCTTACACATTATGTTCCCCTAGTGGATTACTAAAAGTgcacgaagtttgaagtaaattcgtGATCCGAAAGTCGTGCCCTCACCTCGTTAGAAAGAAGGGATAACTACTGTGTAGCGTGATTTAAACGTATAATGACAGTTATTGTTCGGGTGGGGTAGCATTTAGAACTGATAATATGAACGGTTTCGATCAGTATCTTCGGACACCAGCAGTTCAATTCATAGATACGTTACGAATGTAAGTCGTCGAATCTTTACCCCTATGTAGCCCGAAAGGAGCGTTACGCCACGAGGTCTTGCGTGGACGAGAGCTGCATGAAAATACGCCACGAGTCTTAAGCGCAGTAGGgactcataaatattataaaagTAAATCAGCTGGCTCTGCGTCACAGGCATTAGTTATAGCTTTGTGAAAAAAATAAGTTTGTCtgtggcatcatcatcatcatcacttccgTCATTCTTATTAGTGTAGTTCGTTATGCAACTGGAGTAATTTTAATTACTCTATCCACGTTTCGGATGATATTTCAATCATGGGTCACATATTTCGACAGTTGTTGATAGTCTTCTAACAAATCGTGTGTGTTAGGATTGCCCAGACACGACTacctttcttaaaaatttctttttcaatatAGTCTTCTGGCCACCTTATTTATTATTACAGACCATCCACTTTAGAACCACTGTGTTCGTGCCGCCAtgacattacaaaattttaaagcATTCTCAGTCGATAATAATCTTATATTGCACTATTTCAATATAATTGTTTCAGTTTTCACGcagcaagaaaaacatacatagcatttttcatttttttcgggTCCCTATCTCCAGTGCCCATCAAGCCATGAATGTGGGTTCTGTACATTATTACCGATAGCGTTCTATCAATTATCCATAATATCGTGCCCCACTGATTTCCAAACTTCTCTTCTTCGTCGTTTACGGTCGAAAATGCAATTCTCAATTTATATATTCTACCAAGAGAGATGGTATAGTGATTAAGGTACAGTACTAACATTCGGGACGGGTGTACTTCAGATCCTGTGTGTTTCACCATGGTTTCCATAAACCACTGTAGACAAATACAGAGAAAGTTCGTTCGAAAGAGCTGCAGACAAATTCCTGCTACATGCGTGTCCAATTCGAGCTAGCCTTTTATGTCTAATGACTCTGTTGTTATCTGGACGTTTGAACCtattattctttctttttccttccacACGTATCCTTTTAGCTTTCCTTATATACCTTAGTTCGGTTACGTGATCTTCTTGGTCATTTTCATAGTACCATCCTCAATAACATGTAATAAATAAATGATCCTACAATTTTCTCGCAGCGTATCCACTTATAACATCTTTAGGTTCTGTTTTATAGTTCACACTCCTGCATTACGCAGAATATTTAACAGGAGAATGAAGCGCACCCACATTAATGAAGACTTGTCTAGCTGCTCTGTAGTGCGATTTTGTATTCGGAAATGGGGCGATATCTCGCGGTGAGTTACTTCAATTTTTTCCTGACATAATCAAGTTTTCACCTGAAAGTCCCATCCTGTAGCAGCTGCTGACTGACAAGAAGCTGCAGAaaaaaatatgtacctaaacaaaCTTCAGAGACTGCAGACATCGCAATTCATCTTCCATATCAAAAGACAAAATAAGACAAGTACGCATATCGGATACATATGCCACACTCATGTACATAGGCGCGTGTGGAACATTGGACAAAAATTTAGTAATGCCTGGAACGAAGCACCAGGCAAGCGAGTACAGTCTTAGAGGCACCAGATTCGCATTCAGAAGGAACATGAGGTTTTCGTGGTGTTCCTAACTCGATGAGCGTGAATTTTTACGTAGTTCCTTTCATAAGATCACACttgatcccgcgtccggccatcctgatttaggttttccgtgatttccctaaatcgctgcagccaaatgccggggtggtttctttgaaagggcacggccgacgtccttccctgtccttccctaatctgatgagaccgatgacctcgctgtctggtctcttccctcaaaacaacccaatcGCACTTGATTTCGTGTCCCATCCTCGTCCAGGCCAAGCTTGAACTCTTTCACTAACGGCTTCGTcgacgacgggacgttaaccccTTACGTTTGTTTTCTGGAAACGAAGTGTACGAAACGATAGATCTTTAAACATGTAATGGATAAGGACAGAAATACAGAGACACTATGCGTAGACGCATAACGCATCTCAAGTGTCGGATGATACTTTTATTAGGTCTAAAGCTTTTCTTCCGcagttttgcaatagatggcagtggtAGCAAGTAGTGGTGTGGGTGGTAGGTCGTAAGactcatacaataagcttaggcatttgtaaacataacgcaatcaaaatattagtcgagttgtgattgcatcataaagttattctcgattcTTTATGTCAATTTACGAGCCCAATTCTCACCATTTACAGGAAGTTTTTTAATTCTCTGCTTTAACGTGAAGAAATCTGCGGACGAGGCTCATAAAATGCTCGGTAAAACCTATGATGAGGCACTTATTAGTGAAATAACGCACAGAAACTGGTTTCCGCGCTTCAAGAACGTGATTTTGCCGTCTAAgatcggcatggcggtggaagaaagTAGGTTTCCAAAGCTACTGAAACCGACGAAAACAATTACTGGAGATCATTATCGAAAGCAGCtgatgtgtttgagcagagcactgaaagagaaaCGACCACAATACAGCAGTAGAAACGGAAAGGTGATTTTGCAGCGTGATAATACTCTACCCCATGTAACAGAATCGGTCTAAGCATACTTGGGAACGCACCCGCTGTATTGTCCAgaaattgctccctctgactacgtAGTTTTTATATCAGTGGCATACGGCTTGGTTGACTAGCACTTCCGGTCATATGAACAACTGCAATGATCGATTCATTGACCTCCTCGAAAGACGCCCacttcttccgccacgggattcgaaTGATGTCCCAAACATCTGTAcgatggtcagtactttgaatcgtAAATTCTTGGTATGTTTTTCACAATAAAACCTCGAACTTAgaaaaaaacggcagaagcaaagttgtagacctaatattatGTACTTGATTCAATCAGTAAAAATTTCAGAAATACTGAGTGACATATTCTGAAAAGAACATAGCGAACTTTTCAAGCAGTTTTTATACCCATGCTTAAATCTCAACCACTAGTCATCAGTATAACACAACAGATTCTGTTTCTTTCAGAATCAATTGCAAAAAATTCAAATGACATAGAAACATGCACAGATATGAATATTCAGATTCTAAGTCTATCATCGCAGGTCGTCCCACCTAATTCTCACGTCGGTAACAGTTATGTTAATTATCATATGAAAAGGAAGTGTTTTAGACAAACTTTATCTCGTTCTAAAAGCCCTATCTGGTTACGCTACCAAACTAGCTGATCTGTATAAGAAATCTTAGTCACATAATCTTTTGTAGATCTGACAAGGAATAACCGTGCAAGAATACATTAAAGACGAGGATTTTTGTGCTGCTGTAGCGCCGTTTGGACGGCGCATCGCATGACGCGTCGCTTCCCTCGGCGCCCCTAGTGTTCGTGGACAGTGATTTAAACTTCACAATCCTCGTTTTCTTGTTTTAGATCTTGTATTTCTCGCCACAGATCTGATGACGTGGTTCTCCCGAAACCCGTCATAACTTGATGAATAAGACTATTTTGGCGATCAGGACAAggtatccgaaattgtactgaacgctttctcagaaaattattttgaacaactagttcatgagcccactcgatgtgtaaatggttgcgaaagcatacttgacctcttaacaagaaataatcctggacaaatagtgagtatcgtgacgaatacagagaTTAGCGACTACAAAGCAATAGCTGCTAGGATGAATactgtaactcctacaaccataaaaaagaaacgcaatgtATATCCatgtaaaaaactgaaaaaatgctcttgacacctttttaagagacagtctgcactccttccgatttGATCGTATAAGCgcagaaaaattgtggaatgattccaaagagatagtatcgacagaaattgagagatatataccacataaattaataagtgatggtactgatcccccatggtacaaaaaacgggtcagatcactCTTGCAGAAGCAgccaaaaaagcatgccaaatttaaaagaacgcaaaatccccaagactgccaaagttttgcagaagttcgaaagatagcgcgtacttcaatgcgagatgctttcagtaatttccacaacgaaactctgtctcgaaatctggcagaaaacccaaagagattctggtgatacatgaagcacaccagtggcaagacgcaatcaataccttcactgcgcgataacaacggtgaagtcactgatgacagggccactaaagcagagttattagacacgattttccgaaactccttcaccaaagaagacgaagtaaatattcctgaattccaatcaagaacaactgccaagatgagaaacataaacaGTGATATCCTCGGTGTcgtaaagcagcttaaatcacttaataaatcaaggcttccagtaaggttcctctcagagtatgctgataaaatagctccatatttagcagttatatacaaccgctcgctcacagaaagatccgcacctaaagactggaaaattgctcaagtcacaccaatactcaaaaagggaaataggagtaatccgttgaattacagatccatatcattaacgtcgatttgcagtagggttttgaaacatatactgtattcgaacattatgaagtacctcgaagaaaaccatttattgacacgtagtcagcacggattcagaaaatatcgttcttgcgaaacacaactagctctttatac includes:
- the LOC124722407 gene encoding vitellogenin-2-like, which codes for MLLEERVAKQEHLVDSVVRSAPFVTRPTWDALTGLAAAIKAGRTLQSVPAAPQSSQPSWSKGYLYQYELKSKALTALHEVANQFSGVQIEGNLHVQLINSSTVAFQLDDFRVAEVHQNLSGGWDADIPESQLSFQSFKLPSNVFYLNYTNGVISNLTVSKKVPLWFVNWVKGQASVFQLDLRGSNRVSRPVPGGDSDIYWTMEDVITGKCQTVYVYDPYPKYAALSDNDIEPENWEDDSKLYTVSKAVNYTKCEKRAGYTWGLNTVTRWEPIENSVGQTISRSSNTEAVISGSIRKYTIQKSVTTNRVFLNPLVYNQQKGMLGSQMKITLQRKIKSDKPIPQISDPVTYDDLVYEYKEMFPLKHADEAQGRGYSDELSEESEERAYRPRRQFKRAVWDNADESDSSSSSSSEEDLEIPEPDLLQPPLLPFSNMEQPQDKPDISVIIELVEKIARQLQEPSSIPSSDTLASFQILNRELMKYGVSSLRQIANKLYAPYPADSHSYPQSVKYTQWVVFINALSQSGTGPAIRTINEQIKLQKLRGRLAANAIGNIPRSALYPNKAFLKEFFMIVKNTEKYSPENATALLGFGNLLRLAIVDRDSSHNLYPVHLYGKLDSPSESELQAYVKYLGNLLNRAVQNADSVGIQVYTRALGNIGHPYILRPLLPYILGEKQVSNFQRLLMVLALDRVAELYPQIVRPVLVQIYQSTGETHQIRSTAVLLIMGSKPSASVLQRLAQFSKQDPSPHVVSVVKTAIQSAARLTTPENEELARSAMAAVNMLSQNKTAVQYSAKHLQDYLIREMALSYDLKYSQLGSKDTLIPNALYAGLKLNIGGFEHLAGEAQAAVSSIKTLQHLLRYIIVEGDENENQPTKDPVINIVSDLREQLEGQIAGNVLAHPSIIAFDNNTIDSWVEATRNNVNRLQNGLPFNCTSIVSAVDVRIFFPNALGFPSSIAYETPVLYSVGGELRLKTSPKLNSAPKGHLAWPTVWNITADVRAVYSRRSSGSILFTVLPLDKSYSAGYVQNQQYQVPVRLLANVDLEDNSTYVKLQPIDKNHRYQLSHMSSVPYTTIYRMSPVEIAALAAPETEIVHTRKPRSWKAQYGRSTGMVYSVEYNSEKDYDAMYERYKKYANRDALSAILFFNAEQQVYYSNISLYYEPEKSISKAVELSVHCYEELPWSSSRRRPEQSEESQESEDQPESRVASEEMSDEPESAESSHEKYYRSKRGAIFWGRGKHRRQASGQNRAALSNVNPNESHKELVQRLKEQGVAKSVITKALLVGVNFVEGKGASSLLAIVWSSSPVSSKSQLLAFASVKGAQANTPYQVCVEAQSVFPNVPFMNLEKALKTNPNSSVSIRLDSGEGSCLSGMSVQANLDIGRSQSMYQYLQKSRLVAQCRSQMKEDNYVLPACRNATIKAGVLNNYDLEVEYHNIPEALKHSVYRAYSNLDYAYFLYGSQNVVNGTGVPGKLYANLIVAPNMRSLNFSFSSAYLDAAYDNVRLVMPVAKAIVSHPLLPRAERVANYYTNWQYNATCSVDSSYIKTYDNLTYPFEWKSPCWRILLATARQRDVKPSPLVPSPNVTVMARQISDKREVRVLVDDNVVSLAYQSGKYMLRANGQAAAVSQSEVTRLNDKEGEPLVLAYALPDSVRMEIQDLIIYFDQQRVLLQPSDIYRRAVRGLCGTFDGKRQTDFKLPANCIVRNVTAFIEAYTYGDKCAAPRRAQPKQCYEEKIIPGNQTTPEPLTDATCVSLQNRVVLRGQKVCISRKRLPMCKWECKAVDTVDKVVPFRCFSRTETIETVAAQAQRGRHVDLYSIPIEGDDTNIEVSVATACARLEESGESDSDEN